A window of the Bombina bombina isolate aBomBom1 chromosome 3, aBomBom1.pri, whole genome shotgun sequence genome harbors these coding sequences:
- the LOC128651724 gene encoding trem-like transcript 4 protein isoform X2 produces MHTSCLTLLIFSCLMGLYDAKNKTVLSAYSGETIIIQCPYKPYSYRWEKKQWCKEDDAGQCHSVVSARRYWSYTKRINGSIYIYDDINEGFVQVNMSDLKPEDAGMYQCQSVYYGGVRLLKRIEVRVLEKMIPSDLPEMERVQKIISGKPQRFPSESSTLFIIGSSVLFIKVLLLGVVYVWGRSRYKVRVDPEPYLLSTSEESIPAETIQIGSLDASPNEYMYETPTLVPLYINHVLMKTHPNRANWQT; encoded by the exons ATGCACACTTCTTGTCTCACACTGCTTATCTTCAGCTGCCTGATGG GTCTATATGATGCAAAGAATAAGACTGTGTTATCTGCTTATTCTGGAGAGACTATCATAATCCAGTGCCCATACAAGCCTTATTCTTACCGGTGGGAGAAGAAACAGTGGTGTAAAGAGGATGATGCCGGTCAGTGCCATTCTGTGGTCAGCGCTCGGCGATATTGGTCTTATACGAAGAGAATAAATGGCAGCATTTACATCTATGATGATATAAACGAGGGGTTTGTACAAGTGAACATGAGTGACTTAAAGCCAGAAGATGCTGGCATGTACCAGTGCCAGTCAGTTTATTATGGAGGGGTGAGACTTCTAAAAAGGATTGAAGTGAGGGTGCTGGAAAAAATGATTCCTAGTGACTTACCTGAGATGGAAAGAGTCCAGAAGATCATCTCTGGGAAACCCCAAAG GTTTCCATCTGAATCTAGTACCTTATTTATTATTGGAAGCAGCGTTCTATTCATCAAGGTACTTCTGCTGGGCGTGGTTTATGTTTGGGGGAGGAGTAGATACAAAGTCAG AGTGGACCCTGAACCTTACCTCCTCTCAACTTCTGAGGAATCAATTCCGGCTGAAACAATACAGATCGGTTCCCTTGATGCCAGCCCTAATGAATACATGTATGAGACGCCTACTTTAGTACCGCTGTACATCAACCATGTACTCATGAAAACACATCCGAACCGCGCCAACTGGCAGACTTGA
- the LOC128651724 gene encoding uncharacterized protein LOC128651724 isoform X1, translating into MHYWDLVEEAAMHYWEVNEHIGLYDAKNKTVLSAYSGETIIIQCPYKPYSYRWEKKQWCKEDDAGQCHSVVSARRYWSYTKRINGSIYIYDDINEGFVQVNMSDLKPEDAGMYQCQSVYYGGVRLLKRIEVRVLEKMIPSDLPEMERVQKIISGKPQRFPSESSTLFIIGSSVLFIKVLLLGVVYVWGRSRYKVRVDPEPYLLSTSEESIPAETIQIGSLDASPNEYMYETPTLVPLYINHVLMKTHPNRANWQT; encoded by the exons atgcactactgggatcttgttgaagaagcagcaatgcactactgggaagtaaatgaacacattg GTCTATATGATGCAAAGAATAAGACTGTGTTATCTGCTTATTCTGGAGAGACTATCATAATCCAGTGCCCATACAAGCCTTATTCTTACCGGTGGGAGAAGAAACAGTGGTGTAAAGAGGATGATGCCGGTCAGTGCCATTCTGTGGTCAGCGCTCGGCGATATTGGTCTTATACGAAGAGAATAAATGGCAGCATTTACATCTATGATGATATAAACGAGGGGTTTGTACAAGTGAACATGAGTGACTTAAAGCCAGAAGATGCTGGCATGTACCAGTGCCAGTCAGTTTATTATGGAGGGGTGAGACTTCTAAAAAGGATTGAAGTGAGGGTGCTGGAAAAAATGATTCCTAGTGACTTACCTGAGATGGAAAGAGTCCAGAAGATCATCTCTGGGAAACCCCAAAG GTTTCCATCTGAATCTAGTACCTTATTTATTATTGGAAGCAGCGTTCTATTCATCAAGGTACTTCTGCTGGGCGTGGTTTATGTTTGGGGGAGGAGTAGATACAAAGTCAG AGTGGACCCTGAACCTTACCTCCTCTCAACTTCTGAGGAATCAATTCCGGCTGAAACAATACAGATCGGTTCCCTTGATGCCAGCCCTAATGAATACATGTATGAGACGCCTACTTTAGTACCGCTGTACATCAACCATGTACTCATGAAAACACATCCGAACCGCGCCAACTGGCAGACTTGA
- the LOC128651724 gene encoding triggering receptor expressed on myeloid cells 2 isoform X3, whose translation MHYWDLVEEAAMHYWEVNEHIGLYDAKNKTVLSAYSGETIIIQCPYKPYSYRWEKKQWCKEDDAGQCHSVVSARRYWSYTKRINGSIYIYDDINEGFVQVNMSDLKPEDAGMYQCQSVYYGGVRLLKRIEVRVLEKMIPSDLPEMERVQKIISGKPQRFPSESSTLFIIGSSVLFIKSGP comes from the exons atgcactactgggatcttgttgaagaagcagcaatgcactactgggaagtaaatgaacacattg GTCTATATGATGCAAAGAATAAGACTGTGTTATCTGCTTATTCTGGAGAGACTATCATAATCCAGTGCCCATACAAGCCTTATTCTTACCGGTGGGAGAAGAAACAGTGGTGTAAAGAGGATGATGCCGGTCAGTGCCATTCTGTGGTCAGCGCTCGGCGATATTGGTCTTATACGAAGAGAATAAATGGCAGCATTTACATCTATGATGATATAAACGAGGGGTTTGTACAAGTGAACATGAGTGACTTAAAGCCAGAAGATGCTGGCATGTACCAGTGCCAGTCAGTTTATTATGGAGGGGTGAGACTTCTAAAAAGGATTGAAGTGAGGGTGCTGGAAAAAATGATTCCTAGTGACTTACCTGAGATGGAAAGAGTCCAGAAGATCATCTCTGGGAAACCCCAAAG GTTTCCATCTGAATCTAGTACCTTATTTATTATTGGAAGCAGCGTTCTATTCATCAAG AGTGGACCCTGA